Proteins encoded by one window of Streptomyces sp. NBC_01571:
- the trpB gene encoding tryptophan synthase subunit beta has translation MPSEFFIPDPEGQVPSAEGYFGAFGGKFIPEALVAAVDEVAVEYDKAKADPEFARELDDLLVHYTGRPSALTEVARFAEHAGGARVFLKREDLNHTGSHKINNVLGQALLTRRMGKTRVIAETGAGQHGVATATACALFGLECTIYMGEIDTRRQALNVARMRMLGAEVIAVKSGSRTLKDAINEAFRDWVANVDHTHYLFGTVAGPHPFPAMVRDFHRVIGVEARRQILERAGRLPDAAIACVGGGSNAIGLFHAFIPDAGVRLVGCEPAGHGIETGEHAATLSAGEPGILHGSRSYVLQDEEGQITEPYSISAGLDYPGIGPEHAYLKDSGRGEYRAVTDDAAMQALRLLSRTEGIIPAIESAHALAGALEVGRELGEDGLIIVNLSGRGDKDMDTAARYFGLYDEGADAAVPADADNENAEIEGDAK, from the coding sequence ATGCCCAGCGAGTTCTTCATTCCCGACCCCGAGGGTCAGGTTCCCAGCGCCGAGGGGTACTTCGGCGCGTTCGGCGGCAAGTTCATCCCGGAGGCGCTGGTCGCCGCCGTGGACGAGGTCGCCGTCGAGTACGACAAGGCGAAGGCGGATCCCGAGTTCGCGCGTGAACTCGACGATCTCCTCGTCCACTACACGGGACGCCCGAGTGCACTGACCGAGGTGGCGCGCTTCGCGGAACACGCCGGTGGCGCCCGGGTGTTCCTCAAGCGCGAGGACCTCAACCACACCGGCTCCCACAAGATCAACAACGTTCTCGGCCAGGCCCTGCTCACCAGGCGGATGGGCAAGACGCGGGTCATCGCCGAGACCGGGGCGGGGCAGCACGGGGTGGCCACGGCCACCGCCTGCGCGCTGTTCGGCCTCGAGTGCACCATCTACATGGGTGAGATCGACACCCGGCGGCAGGCCCTCAACGTCGCCCGTATGCGGATGCTCGGCGCCGAGGTCATCGCCGTGAAGTCGGGCAGCCGCACCCTCAAGGACGCCATCAACGAGGCGTTCCGGGACTGGGTCGCCAACGTCGACCACACCCACTACCTCTTCGGGACCGTCGCGGGTCCGCACCCCTTCCCGGCCATGGTCCGCGACTTCCACCGGGTGATCGGGGTCGAGGCCAGGCGGCAGATCCTGGAGCGTGCCGGCCGTCTTCCCGACGCCGCCATCGCGTGCGTCGGCGGCGGCTCCAACGCGATCGGGCTCTTCCACGCCTTCATCCCGGACGCCGGTGTGCGTCTCGTCGGCTGCGAGCCCGCGGGCCACGGCATCGAGACCGGTGAGCACGCCGCGACCCTGTCCGCGGGCGAGCCCGGCATCCTGCACGGCTCGCGGTCCTACGTCCTCCAGGACGAGGAGGGGCAGATCACCGAGCCGTACTCCATCTCGGCCGGCCTCGACTACCCCGGCATCGGCCCCGAGCACGCCTACCTCAAGGACAGCGGCCGCGGCGAGTACCGCGCGGTCACCGACGACGCGGCGATGCAGGCACTGCGCCTGCTCTCCCGCACCGAGGGCATCATCCCGGCGATCGAGAGCGCCCACGCGCTCGCCGGGGCCCTGGAGGTCGGAAGGGAGCTGGGCGAGGACGGGCTGATCATCGTCAACCTGTCCGGCCGCGGCGACAAGGACATGGACACGGCCGCCCGCTACTTCGGCCTGTACGACGAGGGCGCCGACGCGGCCGTCCCGGCGGACGCGGACAACGAGAACGCCGAGATCGAGGGGGACGCGAAGTGA
- the trpM gene encoding tryptophan biosynthesis modulator TrpM, producing the protein MTLPPASAARDPYARLARGCRPRGCRAPARRVHGRRVRYVIGDEPGQVNGMRWRPGAHALASSPAGSAPRTG; encoded by the coding sequence GTGACGCTCCCGCCCGCCTCGGCGGCCCGCGACCCGTATGCCCGGCTCGCCCGCGGCTGCCGTCCGCGCGGCTGCCGGGCGCCGGCCCGCCGCGTCCACGGACGCCGGGTCCGCTATGTCATCGGCGACGAACCGGGCCAGGTCAACGGCATGCGATGGCGCCCCGGCGCACACGCACTCGCGTCGTCTCCGGCCGGCTCCGCCCCGCGGACGGGCTGA
- the trpC gene encoding indole-3-glycerol phosphate synthase TrpC — translation MSVLDEIIDGVRADLAERQARVSLDELKERAAKAPAAKDGVAALRGDGVKVICEVKRSSPSKGALAAIADPAGLAADYEAGGASVISVLTEQRRFGGSLADLEAVRAKVDIPVLRKDFIVTSYQLWEARAYGADLALLIVAALDQPALESLIERAESIGLTPIVEVHDEDEAERAVDAGAKVIGVNARNLKTLKVDRSTFERVAPEIPAGVVKVAESGVRGPHDLIAYANAGADAVLVGESLVTGRDPRTAVSDLVAAGAHPALRHGRS, via the coding sequence GTGAGTGTGCTCGACGAGATCATCGACGGAGTCCGTGCCGACCTCGCGGAGCGGCAGGCGCGCGTCAGCCTCGACGAGCTCAAGGAGCGCGCGGCGAAGGCTCCTGCGGCCAAGGACGGCGTGGCAGCCCTGCGGGGTGACGGCGTCAAGGTCATCTGCGAAGTCAAGCGCTCCAGCCCGTCCAAGGGCGCGCTCGCCGCGATCGCCGACCCGGCCGGACTGGCCGCGGACTACGAGGCGGGCGGCGCGTCCGTCATCTCGGTCCTGACCGAGCAGCGCCGCTTCGGCGGCTCGCTGGCCGACCTGGAGGCCGTCCGCGCCAAGGTCGACATCCCCGTGCTGCGCAAGGACTTCATCGTCACGTCGTACCAGCTGTGGGAGGCCCGGGCCTACGGCGCCGACCTCGCTCTGCTGATCGTGGCCGCCCTCGACCAGCCGGCCCTGGAGTCCCTCATCGAGCGCGCCGAGTCCATCGGGCTCACGCCGATCGTCGAGGTGCACGACGAGGACGAGGCCGAGCGGGCGGTGGACGCCGGCGCCAAGGTCATCGGCGTCAACGCGCGCAATCTGAAGACCCTCAAGGTGGACCGCTCCACCTTCGAACGGGTCGCTCCCGAGATCCCGGCCGGTGTCGTCAAGGTCGCCGAGTCCGGCGTCCGCGGGCCGCACGACCTCATCGCGTACGCCAACGCGGGCGCCGACGCGGTCCTGGTCGGCGAGTCCCTCGTCACCGGGCGCGACCCGAGGACGGCGGTCTCCGACCTCGTCGCGGCCGGGGCCCACCCCGCGCTGCGGCACGGACGGAGCTGA
- a CDS encoding DUF2752 domain-containing protein: MRLVNAETQRAPRTNAPLALRRLGVPAGVLGAVVAAFAYVGAVDPNQPGHYPVCPLLRFTGVYCPGCGGLRSAHAFVHGDLATALTDNALAVVGYVAFAAVWTVWVVRSVRGRPLRADLGPVHLWSAGVVVLVFTVVRNLPLGGWLHP; this comes from the coding sequence ATGCGTCTCGTGAACGCCGAAACCCAGAGGGCACCGCGCACGAACGCCCCGCTCGCGCTGCGGCGGCTCGGCGTCCCGGCCGGCGTGCTCGGCGCCGTCGTGGCCGCCTTCGCGTACGTCGGGGCGGTGGACCCCAATCAGCCGGGGCACTACCCCGTCTGCCCGCTGCTGCGCTTCACGGGCGTGTACTGCCCCGGCTGCGGCGGGCTGCGCAGTGCGCACGCCTTCGTGCACGGGGACCTCGCGACGGCGCTCACGGACAACGCGCTCGCCGTCGTGGGCTATGTGGCCTTCGCGGCGGTGTGGACCGTCTGGGTGGTCCGTTCGGTGCGCGGCCGGCCCCTACGGGCCGACCTGGGACCCGTGCATCTGTGGAGCGCCGGCGTTGTGGTGCTGGTTTTCACGGTTGTCCGGAACCTGCCCCTCGGTGGCTGGCTGCACCCTTGA
- a CDS encoding HGxxPAAW family protein: protein MAGSSHGHTPAAWTGVIIAFIGFCVSGAFMVMADPLGFWAGMVIVLLGGVVGMAMRAAGLGQPKTRAASVSTPPVREAVGAES from the coding sequence ATGGCGGGCAGCAGCCACGGTCACACCCCGGCCGCCTGGACCGGTGTCATCATCGCCTTCATCGGTTTCTGCGTCTCCGGTGCCTTCATGGTGATGGCCGACCCGCTGGGCTTCTGGGCCGGCATGGTCATCGTTCTGCTCGGCGGTGTCGTCGGCATGGCGATGCGAGCGGCGGGCCTCGGCCAGCCGAAGACCAGGGCCGCGTCCGTCTCCACCCCGCCCGTCCGTGAGGCCGTCGGCGCCGAGAGCTGA
- a CDS encoding TIGR02234 family membrane protein, with translation MGYVTAVPSPRSEAAGPARAGRRSLGIALLCGALGAAVALLATRQNWSQGTATVAGGAFPLTARGSDVTGVPAALAVVGLAALVAVFAVRRSGRLLVSALLALSGAGTVVAAVLGASDDSALDEKAAAASGDTAATADALSHTAWPYVAAAGGALILLAGLLALRYGRLWPAMSGRYERDGTARPRKAKPVDPDRPEDLWKALDRGEDPTGPDPAGT, from the coding sequence GTGGGGTACGTGACTGCCGTACCTTCCCCCCGATCCGAAGCCGCCGGCCCCGCCCGGGCCGGCCGCCGCAGCCTTGGCATCGCCCTGCTCTGCGGCGCCCTCGGCGCGGCAGTGGCCCTGCTCGCCACCCGGCAGAACTGGTCGCAGGGCACGGCGACGGTCGCCGGCGGCGCCTTCCCGCTGACCGCCAGGGGCAGCGACGTCACGGGCGTGCCCGCGGCGCTCGCCGTGGTGGGCCTCGCCGCGCTCGTCGCCGTCTTCGCCGTCCGCCGCTCCGGACGCCTGCTGGTCTCCGCGCTGCTCGCGCTCTCCGGCGCGGGCACGGTCGTCGCGGCGGTGCTCGGCGCGAGCGACGACTCCGCGCTCGACGAGAAGGCCGCGGCGGCGTCCGGCGACACCGCCGCGACCGCGGACGCCCTCAGCCACACCGCCTGGCCGTACGTCGCCGCGGCGGGCGGTGCCCTCATCCTCCTCGCCGGGCTGCTCGCCCTGCGCTACGGACGGCTGTGGCCCGCGATGTCGGGGCGCTACGAGCGCGACGGGACGGCCCGGCCGCGCAAGGCCAAACCTGTCGACCCCGACCGGCCCGAGGACCTCTGGAAGGCCCTCGACCGCGGCGAGGACCCCACGGGGCCGGATCCGGCCGGGACCTAG
- a CDS encoding anthranilate synthase component I encodes MDLETFRKLATDRRVIPVSRKLLADGDTPVALYRKLAAERPGTFLLESAENGRTSFAWSRYSFVGVRSHATLTERDGQAHWLGTPPVGVPVEGDPLAALRATIEALHTPRGEGLPPFTGGMVGYLGYDIVRRLEKIGPGERDDLKLPELTMLLTSDLAVMDHWDGSVQLIANAINHNDLDTGVDEAYADAIARLDAMEADLSRAVSQPPAALPPSELPEYTALWGGPDFQHAVEDVKERIRAGEAFQVVPSQRFETPCTASALDVYRVLRATNPSPYMYLFRFDGFDVVGSSPEALVKVEDGQAMVHPIAGTRPRGGTVQEDQALADELIADPKERAEHLMLVDLGRNDLGRVCEPGSVEVVDFMSIERYSHVMHIVSTVTGRVAAGRTAFDVLTACFPAGTLSGAPKPRAMQIIDELEPSRRGVYGGCVGYLDFAGDSDTAIAIRTALLRDGTAYVQAGAGIVADSDPVAEDDECRNKAAAVLRAVHTANRLAQ; translated from the coding sequence ATGGACCTCGAGACCTTCCGCAAGCTGGCCACCGACCGTCGTGTCATCCCCGTCAGCCGCAAGCTCCTCGCGGACGGCGACACGCCGGTCGCGCTCTACCGCAAGCTGGCCGCGGAGCGTCCCGGCACCTTCCTCCTGGAGTCCGCGGAGAACGGCCGCACCTCCTTCGCCTGGTCCCGCTACTCCTTCGTCGGCGTCCGCAGCCACGCCACCCTCACGGAGCGCGACGGGCAGGCCCACTGGCTGGGCACCCCGCCCGTCGGCGTCCCCGTCGAGGGCGATCCGCTCGCCGCCCTGCGGGCCACCATCGAGGCGCTCCACACCCCGCGCGGCGAGGGCCTGCCCCCGTTCACCGGCGGCATGGTCGGCTATCTGGGCTACGACATCGTCCGCCGCCTGGAGAAGATCGGCCCAGGCGAGCGCGACGACCTGAAACTCCCCGAGCTGACCATGCTGCTCACCAGCGACCTCGCGGTCATGGACCACTGGGACGGCTCGGTCCAGCTGATCGCCAACGCGATCAACCACAACGACCTCGACACGGGCGTCGACGAGGCCTACGCCGACGCGATCGCCCGCCTCGACGCCATGGAGGCCGACCTCTCACGCGCCGTCTCGCAGCCCCCCGCCGCGCTGCCGCCCTCCGAGCTGCCCGAGTACACCGCGCTGTGGGGCGGCCCCGACTTCCAGCACGCCGTCGAGGACGTCAAGGAACGCATCCGGGCGGGCGAGGCCTTCCAGGTCGTGCCGTCCCAGCGCTTCGAGACACCGTGCACGGCCAGCGCGCTGGACGTGTACCGGGTGCTGCGGGCGACCAACCCGTCCCCGTACATGTACCTCTTCCGCTTCGACGGGTTCGACGTCGTCGGATCGTCCCCGGAGGCCCTCGTCAAGGTCGAGGACGGGCAGGCGATGGTGCACCCCATCGCGGGCACCCGGCCGCGCGGCGGCACCGTCCAGGAGGACCAGGCCCTCGCCGACGAGCTGATCGCCGACCCCAAGGAGCGCGCCGAGCACCTGATGCTCGTCGACCTGGGACGCAACGACCTCGGACGCGTCTGCGAGCCCGGCTCGGTCGAGGTCGTCGACTTCATGTCCATCGAGCGGTACTCGCACGTGATGCACATCGTCTCCACCGTCACCGGCCGGGTCGCGGCGGGCCGTACGGCCTTCGACGTCCTCACCGCCTGCTTCCCCGCCGGCACCCTCTCCGGCGCCCCCAAGCCGCGCGCGATGCAGATCATCGACGAGCTGGAGCCCTCCCGGCGAGGCGTGTACGGCGGCTGCGTCGGCTACCTCGACTTCGCGGGCGACTCCGACACCGCCATCGCCATCCGTACGGCCCTCCTGCGCGACGGCACCGCGTACGTGCAGGCGGGCGCCGGAATCGTCGCGGACTCGGACCCCGTCGCGGAGGACGACGAGTGCCGCAACAAGGCGGCCGCCGTCCTGCGCGCGGTGCACACGGCCAACCGGCTCGCGCAGTAG
- the hisI gene encoding phosphoribosyl-AMP cyclohydrolase, producing the protein MTSTPPPSGPSSLDPEIAARLKRSADGLVPAIAQQYDTGEVLMLGWMDDEALHRTLTTGRCTYWSRSRGEYWVKGDTSGHFQWVKSVALDCDADTVLVRVDQVGAACHTGERTCFDADVLLKDAVTDAASPGQ; encoded by the coding sequence ATGACCAGCACGCCCCCGCCCAGCGGGCCCAGCAGCCTCGACCCCGAGATCGCCGCGCGCCTCAAGCGCAGCGCCGACGGACTCGTCCCCGCCATCGCCCAGCAGTACGACACCGGTGAGGTGCTGATGCTCGGCTGGATGGATGACGAGGCACTGCACCGCACGCTCACCACGGGCCGCTGCACGTACTGGTCGCGCAGCCGCGGGGAGTACTGGGTGAAGGGCGACACCTCCGGCCACTTCCAGTGGGTGAAGTCCGTCGCGCTCGACTGCGACGCCGACACCGTCCTCGTCAGGGTCGACCAGGTCGGCGCCGCCTGCCACACCGGGGAGCGCACCTGTTTCGACGCCGACGTGCTGCTCAAGGACGCCGTCACCGACGCGGCGTCACCAGGTCAGTAA
- a CDS encoding TIGR03085 family metal-binding protein: protein MSTHAKRERLLLADLLETAGPNAPTLCEGWNTRDLAAHVVVRERRADAAGGLLIKQLAPRLERVQAEFAEKPYEELIQLIRTGPPRLSPFSLKQIDEASNTVEFYVHAEDVRRAQPGWAPRELDPVFQDALWSRLERTARLAGRGAPTGLVLRRPDGQTAVAHKGTPVVTVTGEPSELLMFAFGRQKAADVELDGDKDAIAQLNETKQLGI from the coding sequence ATGTCGACCCATGCCAAGCGTGAACGACTTCTGCTCGCCGACCTGTTGGAGACCGCGGGCCCGAACGCCCCCACCCTGTGCGAGGGCTGGAACACCCGTGATCTCGCCGCGCACGTGGTGGTGCGCGAGCGCCGTGCCGACGCCGCGGGCGGGCTGTTGATCAAGCAGCTCGCGCCGCGCCTGGAGCGGGTGCAGGCGGAGTTCGCGGAGAAGCCGTACGAGGAGCTGATCCAGCTGATCCGTACGGGACCGCCGCGCCTCTCGCCCTTCTCGCTGAAGCAGATCGACGAGGCGTCGAACACGGTGGAGTTCTACGTCCACGCCGAGGACGTACGGCGGGCGCAGCCCGGCTGGGCGCCGCGTGAGCTCGACCCGGTCTTCCAGGACGCCCTGTGGTCCCGGCTGGAGCGCACGGCGCGGCTGGCCGGCCGGGGCGCCCCGACCGGACTGGTGCTGCGCCGCCCGGACGGCCAGACGGCGGTCGCGCACAAGGGCACGCCGGTCGTGACCGTGACCGGTGAGCCCTCGGAGCTGCTGATGTTCGCGTTCGGGCGGCAGAAGGCGGCCGACGTGGAGCTGGACGGCGACAAGGACGCGATCGCGCAGCTGAACGAGACGAAGCAGCTCGGGATCTGA
- the hisF gene encoding imidazole glycerol phosphate synthase subunit HisF, whose protein sequence is MTLAVRVIPCLDVDNGRVVKGVNFQNLRDAGDPVEMAKVYDAEGADELTFLDITASSGNRETTYDVVRRTAEQVFIPLTVGGGVRTAEDVDKLLRAGADKVGVNTAAIARPDLIREIAERFGRQVLVLSVDARRTESGSFEVTTHGGRKGTGIDAVEWAHRAAELGAGEILLNSMDADGTKDGYDIEMIEAVRKHVTVPLIASGGAGRLADFPPAVTAGADAVLAASVFHFGDLRIGEVKETLRGAGHPVR, encoded by the coding sequence ATGACCCTGGCCGTACGAGTGATCCCCTGCCTGGACGTGGACAACGGCCGGGTCGTCAAGGGCGTCAACTTCCAGAACCTGCGCGACGCGGGCGACCCGGTCGAGATGGCCAAGGTGTACGACGCCGAGGGCGCCGACGAACTGACGTTCCTGGACATCACCGCGTCCTCCGGTAACCGCGAGACCACGTACGACGTGGTGCGGCGCACGGCCGAGCAGGTCTTCATCCCGCTGACCGTGGGCGGTGGGGTGCGCACCGCCGAGGACGTGGACAAGCTGCTGCGGGCGGGCGCGGACAAGGTCGGGGTCAACACGGCCGCGATCGCCCGGCCCGACCTCATCCGTGAGATCGCCGAGCGCTTCGGCCGTCAGGTCCTCGTGCTGTCGGTGGACGCCCGGCGCACGGAGAGCGGCTCCTTCGAGGTCACCACCCACGGGGGCCGCAAGGGCACCGGCATCGACGCCGTCGAGTGGGCCCACCGGGCCGCCGAGCTGGGTGCGGGCGAGATCCTGCTCAACTCGATGGACGCGGACGGTACGAAGGACGGCTACGACATCGAGATGATCGAGGCCGTCCGCAAGCACGTCACGGTGCCGCTGATCGCCAGCGGCGGCGCGGGCCGGCTCGCCGACTTCCCGCCCGCCGTCACCGCGGGCGCCGACGCGGTGCTCGCCGCGTCCGTCTTCCACTTCGGGGACCTGAGGATCGGCGAGGTGAAGGAGACGCTCCGGGGGGCGGGGCATCCCGTCCGCTGA
- a CDS encoding RidA family protein, with protein MSGVRRLASSAPWEESFGYSRAVELPNGLVLVSGCTSVIDGAIVDGGPYEQAVNSFGVALAALKELGLGRDDVVRTRMHLTHARDVEEVGRAHKELFDSVRPAASMIIVSGLVDPRLVVEVEVEAYREATQS; from the coding sequence GTGAGCGGCGTCCGACGCCTCGCGAGCAGCGCGCCCTGGGAGGAGAGCTTCGGGTACTCCCGCGCGGTCGAACTTCCCAACGGTCTGGTGCTGGTCTCCGGCTGCACCTCCGTGATCGACGGCGCGATCGTCGACGGCGGCCCGTACGAGCAGGCGGTCAACTCCTTCGGTGTCGCGCTCGCCGCGCTGAAGGAACTCGGCCTCGGCCGCGACGATGTCGTACGGACCCGTATGCACCTCACCCATGCCCGGGACGTGGAGGAGGTCGGACGCGCCCACAAGGAGCTCTTCGACTCCGTGCGCCCCGCGGCATCCATGATCATCGTCTCCGGCCTGGTGGACCCGCGGCTGGTCGTCGAGGTCGAGGTGGAGGCCTACCGGGAGGCGACGCAGTCATGA
- the priA gene encoding bifunctional 1-(5-phosphoribosyl)-5-((5-phosphoribosylamino)methylideneamino)imidazole-4-carboxamide isomerase/phosphoribosylanthranilate isomerase PriA produces MSKLELLPAVDVRDGQAVRLVHGESGTETSYGSPLEAALAWQRSGAEWLHLVDLDAAFGTGDNRKLIAEVAGAMDIKVELSGGIRDDDTLAAALATGCTRVNLGTAALETPEWVAKVISEHGDRIAVGLDVRGTTLRGRGWTRDGGDLYETLERLDSEGCARYVVTDIAKDGTLQGPNLELLRNVCAATDRPVVASGGVSSLDDLRAIAALVPLGVEGSIVGKALYAKAFTLEEALEAVAR; encoded by the coding sequence GTGAGCAAGCTCGAACTCCTCCCCGCCGTCGACGTCCGCGACGGCCAGGCCGTCCGCCTCGTGCACGGCGAGTCGGGGACGGAAACTTCTTACGGCTCCCCCCTGGAGGCCGCGCTCGCCTGGCAGCGTTCGGGTGCCGAGTGGCTGCACCTGGTCGACCTGGACGCCGCCTTCGGGACCGGTGACAACCGCAAGCTGATCGCCGAGGTCGCCGGCGCCATGGACATCAAGGTCGAGCTGTCCGGCGGCATCCGCGACGACGACACGCTCGCCGCCGCCCTCGCCACCGGCTGCACCCGCGTCAACCTCGGTACCGCGGCCCTGGAGACCCCCGAGTGGGTCGCCAAGGTCATCTCCGAGCACGGCGACAGGATCGCGGTCGGCCTCGACGTACGCGGCACGACCCTGCGCGGACGGGGCTGGACCCGCGACGGCGGCGACCTCTACGAGACGCTGGAGCGCCTCGACTCCGAGGGCTGCGCGCGCTACGTGGTCACGGACATCGCCAAGGACGGCACGCTGCAGGGCCCCAACCTGGAACTGCTCAGGAACGTCTGCGCCGCGACGGACCGCCCCGTGGTCGCCTCCGGCGGGGTCTCCTCCCTGGACGACCTGCGCGCCATCGCCGCGCTCGTGCCCCTGGGCGTCGAGGGCTCGATCGTCGGAAAGGCCCTGTACGCGAAGGCGTTCACGCTGGAAGAGGCCCTCGAGGCGGTGGCCCGGTGA
- the hisH gene encoding imidazole glycerol phosphate synthase subunit HisH gives MELSGSRKVVVFDYGFGNVRSAERALARAGAEVEITRDYDTAMNADGLLVPGVGAFAACMKGLRDARGDWIIGRRLAGGRPVMGICVGMQILFARGIEHGVETEGLDEWPGAVEPLQAGIVPHMGWNTVETPADSRLFAGLDAEARFYFVHSYAVHDWSLDVTNPAIRAPLVTWATHGEPFVAAVENGALWATQFHPEKSGDAGAQLLTNWIGTL, from the coding sequence GTGGAATTGAGCGGCTCCAGGAAGGTCGTCGTCTTCGACTACGGCTTCGGGAACGTGCGCTCCGCCGAGCGCGCCCTCGCGCGCGCCGGCGCCGAGGTCGAGATCACCCGTGACTACGACACGGCCATGAACGCGGACGGGCTGCTGGTGCCGGGCGTCGGTGCCTTCGCCGCGTGCATGAAGGGCCTGAGGGACGCCCGCGGTGACTGGATCATCGGTCGCCGTCTGGCGGGCGGGCGCCCGGTGATGGGCATCTGCGTCGGCATGCAGATCCTCTTCGCACGCGGCATCGAGCACGGCGTGGAGACCGAGGGACTGGACGAGTGGCCGGGCGCCGTCGAGCCGCTGCAGGCCGGCATCGTGCCCCACATGGGCTGGAACACGGTCGAGACACCGGCGGACTCGCGCCTGTTCGCGGGGCTCGACGCCGAAGCGCGCTTCTACTTCGTCCACTCGTACGCCGTCCACGACTGGTCCCTGGACGTCACGAACCCGGCGATCCGGGCACCCCTCGTCACCTGGGCCACGCACGGCGAGCCCTTCGTGGCGGCCGTCGAGAACGGCGCCCTGTGGGCCACCCAGTTCCACCCCGAGAAGTCCGGCGACGCCGGAGCCCAGCTCCTCACCAACTGGATCGGAACACTGTGA